AACCATAGGAGTCATTGTTGGAAGAACCGTAGGTGTTGTCATTACCATAAGAGCTCTTCTTAGAACCATAGGAGTCATTGTTGGAGGAACCGTAGGTGTTGTCATTGTCATCATCACCACCGTAAGAGGACttcttcttgttcttcttgTCAGAGGAACCGTAAGAGTCGGTATTGGAAGAACCATAGGTATTATCATTGTCATCATCACCGTAAGAGGACttcttcttgttcttcttgTCAGAGGAACCGTAAGAGTCGGTATTGGAAGAACCGTAGGAGTTGTCGTtgttatcatcatcaccgTAAGAGGACTTCTTCTTGTTAGAGCTATAAGTGTCGTTGTTAGAAGAACCGTAAGTGTCGTTGTTAGAAGAACCGTAAGTGTCGTTGTTAGAAGAACCGTAAGTGTCGTTGTTAGAAGAACCATAGGAGTTGTCATTGTCATCATCACCGTAGGAAGACTTGTTCTTGTTCTTGTTTTTCTTAGAAGAACCATATGAatcgtcatcatcattgCTGTTAGAACCATATGAGTCGGTATTGGAAGAACCATAGGTATTATCATTGTCATCATCACCGTAAGAGGACttcttcttgttcttcttgTCAGAGGAACCGTAAGAGTCGGTATTGGAAGAACCGTAGGAGTTGTCGTtgttatcatcatcaccgTAAGAGGACTTCTTCTTGTTAGAGCTATAAGAGTCGTTGTTAGAACCATAGGTGTCATTGTTAGAAGAACCATAGGTGTCATTGTTGGAAGAACCATAGGAGTTGTCATTGTCATCATCACCGTAAGAAGACTTGTTCTTGTCCTTCTTGTCAGATGAACCGTAGGAATCGTTGTTAGAACCATAAGTATCATCGTTGTCATCACCATAAGAGGACTTGTTCTTGCTAGAACCGTAAGAATCGTTGTTACCGTAAGAGTCGTTGTTGTCATCACCGTAAGAAGACTTGTTCTTGTTGGATCCATAGGAGTCATCGTTGTTAGAACCGTAAGAGTTCTTGTTATCGTCATCATTCAAACTAGTTTCACCGAATTGCTTTCTAACAGCACTTTCCATCTTGTTGAAATTGTCATCACCAAGGGTGTCTCTAGCCTTTTGGACGTTGTCTTGACCGGCATAGTCTTCAGCTTGGTCGACAATATCACGGTTGTTGTCACCATCGCCTCTAGAGGTGAACTTCTTGACTTTATCGAAAATACCcattatgaaaaattacttGTAAAGAGAGATTGGAGTTGGTTTTATGgcaataatgataatatatatactagagttagtaataatatatgaTTGGTTATCAGACACAGAGAAACACAACAAGAAAGAtgaagagaaaaaaaagaggaTTGATAAAAGAACTCCAGCTTATATAAGAAAATGCCCAGGAAACAAAACCCAAACTGAAACccaaactaaaaaaaaataaaaaccaTCAGATCATGGAAAATGTCTATTGTTTTATATCATCAGCTAATCCAATCCTTACAGGGTATGGCCACCAATTGCCTACTTGGaacacacacacacacacacacacacagAAACACAGACACCTCATATTTTCACGCTAGCTGGATCCTATAATAATGATCATAACAATCATAACAATACTATTTCTTACCTTTACTCTTACCTTTACCCTATTCTTTACTATTAttgcattatttttttttcaatatcactTTATCAAGGCATTGCCCTACTTTGTTTCACCACTGTGGTTGTATGTTTCCCTTTTTTGTTTAGGCACGCTGTCCACTACGCGCTATTCTTTGGTGCCCACAGAGATCGCGTAGCGGACAGCTCGTGGCAGTACACGGGGTGCTTGATTTCCCGTTTCGGGCACGTGTAGTCCAATACAGAGAAATACCTGCAGTAGCATGTGGCGTTCAGGAATGTGGTGTGGCGGTGTCAGCAATTCGTGTGGCACCAGAAATTCGCGACACGCGACgcgaaaaaaaaaacgaaaatgaaaaaagaaaaaacgGGCGGCCCATAGGGGGCTCGAGAGAGCCGATATATTTCCTGAATTGGAGAGTTTCCCGTTCACGTGGAAGCGAAGGTGCACGGGCGTGGGTGCACGGAATGGTATGTCTGTTTTGAGATATGCCGGGAATGTTAGGGGAGGTACGGCTacgagaaaaaaaagagttaATTTGATTACTAGTATAAGAACTAATATGGGTATCAATATGACTTGGTAGGACTTAGAATGATTATAAGCATAATTATAAGCACAGTTTAGTATACTTGAGGAAACTATAATTCTTGCTAGGGCAAATGCGTCGGgatgaatatataaacCCCCACGACTCCCACGCTATATCCCTGTCAAGCTTTGTTGTAACCAACCAATGGTTCTTCTCTTGAAATTGCCCTTCTCATCTCTATAGAGTCTTCTTTCTTctaatatctttatcatATCTTCTGCAGTATTACCCTTCTCTATCCCTTTCAGAATAAACTTGTACAATCGTTTTCTTCTTGCAAATGTCTTGCGGTTCCTTTTGAGCCTCCATTTATTACCATATTTCTCttccaattctttaatagaGGGAGATCCATTGATACCGTTTTTGTACTCTTCCCAAATGGTTCGAACACTATTTGGTGCCTTCAAGATTGTATATGACGGTATACCATTGGAATCCATGGTCATAGTCCTATTGCCTATGCTATTAGCAGATCCAGAAAGAATGGCCGTACTATTCAAATTAGATTGGCCCAATtcattaccattattacTGCTAgcagtattattattattgttattattatcatcattactCTTTTTCTTGCCTTTTTGTTCTTCACTATCaccatcttcatcatcatcgtcttcttcatcttcatcatcatcttctacATGAACACCATTACCAGGTCTTAAAATCACTTCATCTTctatttcatcttcttcttgaCTACTCGCTTCTTGTTCATATGGCGCATGCGATTTATTACTTTTGgattttttatcttcagTAGTGGACTTACCAGTACGATTAGTGGATGGTAAAGTAatctttatattattaattgaatcatCCTCATTgtcttcatcttcttcttggTACccttcttcatcttctacATTCCGATTACTTTTATCATTTGACGTTGAATTCACAATAGTATCGTTGGGGATTGTTACTGGATTGGTCGTACTATTACTAGTGCCACTATTATTAGCAACCATATCAGTACCAAAAGGTACAAATTGAtgtgaattattatatttactaCTAGTAATCTTATTGATACTAGGTGTTAACCCAGTATGTTCCATATTCAAATTTGGTAATGATAACGCactaaaattattgatattgaaattcaCTTTAGCactagaaatattattgtatGCAGTGCTACTGTTAGTACTATCATCAATTCGTCTTCGTTTCTTGATACAATTTGGATCTAATGTGAacgtttttttatttgtatttgataCTAATGCATTAGCATGCGCATTAGATGTCACTGTAGAGTGCCAATCTCTTAATGATAATGGGATTCTATTCCCCATTGGCGTCAAAGTGGAGTTATTACCAATgctattattgttattgccattgctattgttattgctattgctattattattattattattattattattattatgagtAGAATTGTTTAATGTGGGGAGACCAAAATCATTGAAAATCATATTCGAGTTTGCATTTGCAgttgcatttgcatttgaattggaattggggaaattattaacataTTCATCCATATTAGATTGTGATGTagtattttgataataatttttacttGCAGTAGCAATAGAATTCATCAATTCTACAACAAACCGATTCTTGGgatcttcttttttcaatggtCCATTATTATCTCTTACCTCTTGAGTTATACTATTTGAAAGTGTATCATACTTGACCGAAAGATCATCTAATTTGGAATAAACCTTggctaataatttatcattggCATTTGTCTTTTTGGATTCGATAACATTacataatttttctaaagttTCTTCAATCTTTATCATTCGAACACTTAATTCATCCATTCTTTGAAACATCTTTAATGTATTTGTCGTAGGATGAAGACTGGTACTACTTAAATGTGGgtttgatgatgatgatgctGATGcagtattaatatttgtattagttgtattattaccaattgataaattcaatCGTTTGATATTCGATGTAGATGCAGAACTTTTAATCTTATTAGGATTTGACGATATCGGTGGGAAAGTTGTTgtagaatttaattttataggTAACGGAATTGTCAATGGTGGTGGTGTATTATTTGCcgatgaaatatttgataatccAGATAAATTAGGAATATTAACGCTATTCAAAGTAGCCATTGTGGATGTTACAGGAGTTTCATTAGGGATTGAATTGTGAGATTTCTTAGGTGAAGTAGATTGGACATGTTGTGGTGATATTGAATGATTCAGTTCCATCATGACACCATTTTTCACGTTGGAATCATTACCGTTATTGACATTTACCTTTGTAGAcaattgattcaaattattagcTGTTAAAGTTGGAGTCAgtgaagaatttaaagcTGTATTATTTGGTACATTTAA
This genomic stretch from Henningerozyma blattae CBS 6284 chromosome 1, complete genome harbors:
- the TBLA0A06020 gene encoding DNA damage-responsive protein 48 (similar to Saccharomyces cerevisiae DDR48 (YMR173W); ancestral locus Anc_6.244), translated to MGIFDKVKKFTSRGDGDNNRDIVDQAEDYAGQDNVQKARDTLGDDNFNKMESAVRKQFGETSLNDDDNKNSYGSNNDDSYGSNKNKSSYGDDNNDSYGNNDSYGSSKNKSSYGDDNDDTYGSNNDSYGSSDKKDKNKSSYGDDDNDNSYGSSNNDTYGSSNNDTYGSNNDSYSSNKKKSSYGDDDNNDNSYGSSNTDSYGSSDKKNKKKSSYGDDDNDNTYGSSNTDSYGSNSNDDDDSYGSSKKNKNKNKSSYGDDDNDNSYGSSNNDTYGSSNNDTYGSSNNDTYGSSNNDTYSSNKKKSSYGDDDNNDNSYGSSNTDSYGSSDKKNKKKSSYGDDDNDNTYGSSNTDSYGSSDKKNKKKSSYGGDDDNDNTYGSSNNDSYGSKKSSYGNDNTYGSSNNDSYGSKKSSYGDDNDDSYGSKKNSYGSNNNDSYGSNNDSYGNNDSYGSKKNSYGDNNDDSYGSKKNSYGSNNDSYGSNNDSYGNNDSYGSSNRGNNSYDNDDY
- the HOT1 gene encoding Hot1p (similar to Saccharomyces cerevisiae HOT1 (YMR172W); ancestral locus Anc_6.243), which produces MPNPSNNVPLEVESTNHLDENAKVTSTGIVPLMSTTTDSPNLNVPNNTALNSSLTPTLTANNLNQLSTKVNVNNGNDSNVKNGVMMELNHSISPQHVQSTSPKKSHNSIPNETPVTSTMATLNSVNIPNLSGLSNISSANNTPPPLTIPLPIKLNSTTTFPPISSNPNKIKSSASTSNIKRLNLSIGNNTTNTNINTASASSSSNPHLSSTSLHPTTNTLKMFQRMDELSVRMIKIEETLEKLCNVIESKKTNANDKLLAKVYSKLDDLSVKYDTLSNSITQEVRDNNGPLKKEDPKNRFVVELMNSIATASKNYYQNTTSQSNMDEYVNNFPNSNSNANATANANSNMIFNDFGLPTLNNSTHNNNNNNNNNNSNSNNNSNGNNNNSIGNNSTLTPMGNRIPLSLRDWHSTVTSNAHANALVSNTNKKTFTLDPNCIKKRRRIDDSTNSSTAYNNISSAKVNFNINNFSALSLPNLNMEHTGLTPSINKITSSKYNNSHQFVPFGTDMVANNSGTSNSTTNPVTIPNDTIVNSTSNDKSNRNVEDEEGYQEEDEDNEDDSINNIKITLPSTNRTGKSTTEDKKSKSNKSHAPYEQEASSQEEDEIEDEVILRPGNGVHVEDDDEDEEDDDDEDGDSEEQKGKKKSNDDNNNNNNNTASSNNGNELGQSNLNSTAILSGSANSIGNRTMTMDSNGIPSYTILKAPNSVRTIWEEYKNGINGSPSIKELEEKYGNKWRLKRNRKTFARRKRLYKFILKGIEKGNTAEDMIKILEERRLYRDEKGNFKRRTIGWLQQSLTGI